AGTGATGGGATGGCAGTATTATATAGGCGATCGAATCAACGAGCGTATAAGTGATCTGTCTTCTTTTGATCATTTAATAATAAAAGCACGTACAGCGAATGAAACACCTGCTAAAGCGCGGATAGCACTTATTAATCATCGGGCGCAGGCATTCGTAACCTATGTTACGCTGGATCAAACCTTGAAAGAAATAAGTATTCCTGTAAACAGCTTAAAGCAGGATGCTATGTTGTTATTACCAAGACCATATCCTGGCTTTTTGCCACTGTGGTTTACCAGCAAAGCAGAAGGCGCCTTAAACCTTTCGGAGCTGGAGCGAATAGAAATATGTTTTGGGCATGAAAATAACGAACAGGGAGGACCATCCAGTATTGAAGTGTCATCGATCTGGCTTCAAAAGAAAAATTAATCAGAAACAGTTTTAAAAACTTTCTCCTATATGAAACAGGCTCTGTGCAAACCATTGATTCTCATTTTTTTCTTCGCCTGTTTAGTAGGCTGTAGAAAGCCTGGAGCAGAGCAAACAGATGATACGAGTGATCCTGTGACACCTCCTGTACAAACAGTTTTTGCAAAGGGCGCAGATGTAAGCTGGATCACCGAGATGGAAGCCGCTAATAAAAAGTTTTACAATGCTAATGGCCAGCAACAAGAGGGAATGGCTTTGCTGAAAAGTTTGGGTATGAATACGGTTCGGATAAGGGTGTGGGTAAATCCAACTACTGGATGGAACAATAGGGCAGATGTGATGGATAAGGCAGTGCGTGCGAAAAACCTAGGTCTTCGGATAATGATCGACTTTCATTATAGCGATACCTGGGCAGACCCAGGAAATCAAACAAAACCTGCTGCTTGGGCTAGTCAAGGATTAGCTGCACTTAAGACGTCGTTATATAATCACACTACAGAAGTTCTAACAGAATTAAAGAGTAATAATATAATACCAGAATGGGTGCAGGTAGGTAATGAAACCAATGATGGCATGCTGTGGCCGGAAGGTAAGGTATCCGTAAATATGGCGGCCTTTGCACAATTAGTAAGTGCGGGTTATGAGGCCGTAAAAGCAGTGAGTAGTACAACGCAGGTTATTGTTCATCTTTCCAATGGTTATGATAACGCACTATATCGATGGCTGTTTGATGGATTGCGATCTAATGGTGCCAAATGGGACGTTATTGGAATATCGCTTTATCCTTCACCATCCAACTGGTCTGCATTGACAGCGCAATGTCTTGCCAATATGAATGATCTGGTGGCTCGATATGGCAAGCCGGTAATGGTTGTAGAAGTAGGTATGAGCTGGGATAGTCCGGCGGAATCAAAGGCTTTTCTAACAGATATTATATCCAAAACAAAATCAGTTGCCGAAAGTAAGGGATTGGGCGTTTTGTATTGGGAGCCCTTAGCTTATGGAAATTGGCAGGGCTACTCCTTGGGCGCTTTTGATAATAGTGGAAAACCTACAGCGGCTCTGGACGCATTTCGGTAGTACTACTTAAATAATGATTGAATATGGTTCGGTTCTTTTTCATTTTCCTGCTGGTAGTTGATGCTGCTATAGGTATGACGCAATCTTCACAACGTAAGCGTGTTAACTTTGACGAAGACTGGCGGTTCCATTTTGGAAATGCGGCAGATCCAACAAAAGATTTTAATTATCGTATAGCGCCCATTTTTGCCAAGTCCGGTGCTACTACCAATACAGCATTGGGTGTTGGCTTTAAAGACAGTTCGTGGCGGCAATTAGATCTGCCACACGATTGGGCCGTAGAACTACCTTTTGTTAATTCACCCAACTTCGATGTAATGGCGCATGGCTATAAACCAGTGGGTGGTTT
This genomic interval from Flavisolibacter tropicus contains the following:
- a CDS encoding glycoside hydrolase family 53 protein; translated protein: MKQALCKPLILIFFFACLVGCRKPGAEQTDDTSDPVTPPVQTVFAKGADVSWITEMEAANKKFYNANGQQQEGMALLKSLGMNTVRIRVWVNPTTGWNNRADVMDKAVRAKNLGLRIMIDFHYSDTWADPGNQTKPAAWASQGLAALKTSLYNHTTEVLTELKSNNIIPEWVQVGNETNDGMLWPEGKVSVNMAAFAQLVSAGYEAVKAVSSTTQVIVHLSNGYDNALYRWLFDGLRSNGAKWDVIGISLYPSPSNWSALTAQCLANMNDLVARYGKPVMVVEVGMSWDSPAESKAFLTDIISKTKSVAESKGLGVLYWEPLAYGNWQGYSLGAFDNSGKPTAALDAFR